The following proteins come from a genomic window of Mycolicibacterium rufum:
- a CDS encoding SDR family oxidoreductase: protein MQISLSGRTVLVTGGGSGIGKAVAAAVVEAGGNAMLMGRNADKLATAAEEIGGSVRYERGDVTNEEEVARTVAAAAAWTGRLDGVVHCAGGSDTIGPITQLDSAAWRRLIDLNINGTFYVLKHASREMVRGGGGSFVGISSIAASNTHRWFGAYGVSKAGLDHMMQLAADELGPSLVRVNSIRPGLIRTDLVAAIFMSPEVSGDYAAATPLPRPGEAEDVANAALFLLSDAASYITGQLINVDGGMMLRRGPDFSAMLEPVFGADGLRGVVPE from the coding sequence GCGGGGGCAGTGGGATCGGCAAGGCGGTGGCCGCTGCCGTGGTGGAGGCCGGCGGCAACGCGATGCTGATGGGCCGCAACGCCGACAAGCTCGCCACCGCCGCTGAGGAGATCGGCGGTTCCGTGCGCTACGAGCGGGGCGACGTCACCAACGAGGAGGAGGTGGCGCGCACCGTGGCGGCGGCGGCTGCGTGGACGGGCCGGCTCGACGGGGTCGTGCACTGCGCCGGCGGTAGCGACACCATCGGGCCGATCACCCAGCTGGACTCGGCGGCGTGGCGGCGCCTGATCGACCTCAACATCAACGGCACGTTCTACGTGCTCAAGCACGCGTCGCGGGAGATGGTGCGTGGGGGCGGCGGCTCGTTCGTCGGGATCTCCTCGATCGCGGCGAGCAACACCCACCGGTGGTTCGGCGCCTACGGCGTGTCCAAGGCGGGCCTGGACCACATGATGCAGCTGGCCGCCGACGAGCTCGGCCCGTCGCTGGTGCGGGTGAACTCGATCCGACCGGGACTGATCCGCACCGATCTGGTGGCCGCCATCTTCATGTCGCCGGAAGTCAGCGGGGATTACGCGGCGGCCACCCCGCTGCCGCGGCCGGGGGAGGCCGAGGATGTCGCCAACGCGGCGCTGTTCCTGCTCAGCGACGCGGCGAGCTACATCACCGGCCAGCTGATCAACGTCGACGGCGGCATGATGCTGCGCCGCGGACCGGACTTCTCGGCGATGCTCGAACCGGTCTTCGGCGCCGACGGTCTGCGCGGCGTCGTCCCCGAGTGA
- a CDS encoding (2Fe-2S)-binding protein, which yields MHECSVEVGVNGRRYRGSVEPRVTLADYLRERCGLTGTHLGCEHGACGACTVLLDGQAVRSCLIFAVQVDGQEVTTVEGVADDDGTLSPVQAALRECHGLQCGFCTPGFVTSITALLRENPNPTDDEIREGLSGNFCRCTGYQGIVNAVKRAAQTMS from the coding sequence ATGCATGAATGCTCCGTCGAGGTCGGCGTCAACGGGCGCCGCTACCGCGGATCCGTCGAGCCGCGGGTGACGCTGGCCGACTATCTACGCGAGCGGTGCGGACTCACCGGCACCCACCTGGGCTGCGAGCACGGCGCCTGCGGAGCGTGCACCGTGCTGCTCGACGGGCAGGCCGTGCGCTCCTGCCTGATCTTCGCCGTGCAGGTGGACGGGCAGGAGGTCACCACCGTCGAGGGCGTGGCCGACGACGACGGCACACTGTCCCCGGTGCAGGCCGCCCTGCGCGAGTGCCACGGTCTGCAATGCGGTTTCTGCACACCGGGTTTCGTCACCAGCATCACCGCGCTGCTGCGCGAGAACCCGAACCCCACCGACGACGAGATCCGCGAGGGACTGTCGGGCAACTTCTGCCGGTGCACCGGCTATCAGGGCATCGTCAACGCGGTCAAACGCGCCGCGCAGACCATGAGCTGA
- a CDS encoding FAD binding domain-containing protein produces MKAAPFAYHRPDTVAGAVSLLRDLGDDAKVLAGGQSLVPMLAMRLTHFDNLIDISRVPELCDIERRGDTVRIAAGTPHALVGMDDEVAEAVPLLTLATPYIGHFQIRTRGTLGGAIAHADPAAEYAAVALTLDAEIEAISTRGTRRIPAADFFTGLWETELAAGEILTAVTFPVWSGRTGFSVQEFARRHGDFAIAGATVAVALDDTDTVTRCGIGLLGLGSTPRRGTPAEQAVLGRPVGDVTPEEVGRLAVSTLDDIPADLQGGADYRRKVGATMVARAWLEATTEARHA; encoded by the coding sequence ATGAAGGCCGCCCCGTTCGCCTACCACCGGCCGGACACGGTCGCCGGCGCGGTGTCGCTGCTGCGGGACCTCGGCGACGACGCGAAGGTGCTCGCCGGCGGCCAGAGCCTGGTCCCGATGCTGGCGATGCGGCTGACCCACTTCGACAACCTGATCGACATCTCGCGGGTGCCCGAGCTGTGCGACATCGAACGACGCGGCGACACCGTGCGCATCGCCGCCGGCACACCGCACGCGCTGGTCGGCATGGATGACGAAGTGGCCGAGGCGGTTCCGTTGCTCACGCTGGCCACGCCCTACATCGGACACTTCCAGATCCGCACCCGCGGCACCCTCGGCGGCGCCATCGCCCATGCCGACCCGGCCGCCGAGTACGCCGCGGTCGCGCTGACCCTCGACGCCGAGATCGAAGCGATCTCGACGCGAGGTACCCGCCGCATCCCCGCCGCGGATTTCTTCACCGGGCTGTGGGAGACCGAACTGGCCGCCGGCGAGATCCTCACCGCGGTCACGTTCCCGGTGTGGTCCGGCCGGACCGGCTTCTCGGTGCAGGAATTCGCGCGCCGTCATGGCGATTTCGCGATCGCGGGCGCCACCGTGGCAGTCGCGCTCGACGACACCGACACCGTCACCCGCTGCGGCATCGGGCTGCTCGGCCTCGGGTCGACACCCCGGCGCGGCACCCCGGCCGAACAGGCAGTGCTCGGCCGGCCCGTCGGTGACGTGACCCCCGAGGAGGTGGGCCGGCTCGCCGTGTCGACCCTCGACGACATCCCCGCCGACCTGCAGGGCGGCGCGGACTACCGCAGGAAGGTCGGCGCCACGATGGTGGCCCGGGCCTGGCTCGAGGCGACCACGGAGGCCCGTCATGCATGA
- a CDS encoding SRPBCC family protein: protein MELTNDFRVAVPAAQVWEVFTDVRRVAPCLPGATLLSVDGDTFDGAVKVKVGPITVSYQGVASYQEKDAAAGRIVLRAEGRETRGNGTAAATVTAQVKDEGTSTFVGISTDLAISGKAAQFGRGVLADVSGNLIAQFARALEAELGGTDTATSTSTPPADESVDLLRVVAAPMAKRYGPLLVAAALSGAAGFLLGRRRRRGPAAVLADDLQAALARLLS from the coding sequence GTGGAGCTGACCAACGACTTTCGCGTCGCCGTCCCCGCCGCGCAGGTCTGGGAAGTGTTCACCGACGTCCGCCGCGTCGCCCCGTGCCTGCCCGGCGCCACCCTGCTGTCGGTCGACGGCGACACCTTCGACGGCGCCGTCAAGGTCAAGGTCGGCCCGATCACCGTCTCCTACCAGGGCGTGGCGTCCTACCAGGAGAAGGACGCGGCGGCCGGACGCATCGTGTTGCGTGCCGAGGGGCGCGAGACCCGCGGCAACGGCACCGCAGCAGCCACCGTCACCGCCCAGGTGAAGGACGAGGGCACCTCGACGTTCGTCGGCATCTCGACCGACCTGGCGATCTCGGGCAAGGCCGCCCAGTTCGGCCGCGGGGTGCTCGCCGACGTGTCCGGGAACCTGATCGCCCAGTTCGCCCGTGCACTCGAAGCCGAGCTCGGCGGAACCGACACTGCCACAAGCACATCCACCCCACCCGCGGACGAATCCGTCGACCTGCTGCGGGTGGTCGCCGCACCGATGGCCAAACGCTACGGGCCTCTGCTCGTCGCGGCCGCCCTGTCCGGTGCGGCCGGTTTCCTGCTCGGCCGGCGCCGCCGCCGGGGACCCGCCGCGGTGCTGGCCGACGACCTGCAGGCCGCACTGGCCCGGCTGCTGTCATGA
- a CDS encoding xanthine dehydrogenase family protein molybdopterin-binding subunit, giving the protein MTDTAVDPVSTRYAGRRVPRVEDSRLLTGHGAFVDDITRPGMLHACFVRSPFARAIITGIDTSAALALPGVHAVFTAADLNPDVVEAWHAVAGKDVPDTPRPPLAETEVKFVGDPVALVIADNRYLAEDAVDLVVVDYEPLPAVADFRQAVGGSAAGAPVVHEAYPDNVAGGMGGMPPDEEVFASAAHVVEEHIYQQMYVPVPMETRGMVAEWTATTGELTVWASTQTPHELRAFAARLLGIPAQGVRVIMRDTGGAFGQKVVPMREDMCILLAARKVPAALKWIEDRRENLMSAGQSRHVDGTVRMAFDDEGRILAADIDFLQDVGAYPTPYPVLTTAAIGMFFPGPYRVPKASFNYKTVFSNTPGLHAYRGPWQYETLTREILLDCAARTIGMDPVELRRINILRGDEMPYINPNGMPYDHCAPADTFEQAVKILDHEGFRKEQAEALAEGRYLGLGFSAYIEPTGAATGHLATEGATMRMEPTGRVNVYVNGGSSGNSIETTVVQLTADALGATIDDVSTIQGDTAVTPYGAGTQGSRSGPMTAGAVHEAGAMLRGRILAIAAQMLGAAETDIELADSRATLRTDPTRSVTFAEIAYRAYYDPAQLGGVPATLEATARFTSQAMIHWANATHVCTCEVDVGTGHVTLTRYIVSEDVGPMINPNVVEGQVAGGTAQGIGGALLEQLAYDDAGNPVASTFVDYLLPTATEVPPIEFGHVEIPGPGVGGYKGAGEGGAIGSTAAVVNAINDALAPLGVTITALPATPATIVDLIERAGRGKDHQQWS; this is encoded by the coding sequence GTGACCGACACCGCCGTCGACCCTGTCAGCACGCGCTACGCAGGACGACGTGTCCCCCGGGTCGAGGACAGCCGTCTTCTCACTGGTCACGGCGCGTTCGTCGATGACATCACTCGGCCGGGGATGCTGCACGCGTGCTTCGTGCGCAGCCCGTTCGCTCGCGCCATCATCACCGGCATCGACACCTCGGCGGCCCTGGCGCTGCCGGGAGTGCATGCGGTGTTCACCGCCGCCGATCTCAACCCTGACGTCGTGGAGGCCTGGCATGCGGTCGCCGGCAAGGACGTTCCGGACACCCCGCGCCCACCCCTGGCCGAGACCGAGGTGAAGTTCGTCGGCGATCCGGTGGCGCTGGTGATCGCCGACAACCGCTACCTCGCCGAGGACGCCGTCGACCTCGTCGTGGTCGACTATGAACCGCTGCCCGCCGTCGCCGATTTCCGGCAGGCGGTCGGCGGCTCGGCCGCCGGTGCCCCCGTCGTGCACGAGGCCTACCCCGACAACGTCGCGGGCGGCATGGGCGGGATGCCACCGGACGAGGAGGTGTTCGCCTCGGCCGCCCACGTCGTCGAAGAGCACATCTATCAGCAGATGTACGTCCCGGTGCCGATGGAGACCCGCGGCATGGTCGCCGAGTGGACCGCCACCACCGGCGAGCTTACCGTCTGGGCCTCGACGCAGACGCCGCACGAACTGCGGGCGTTCGCCGCCCGGCTTCTCGGCATCCCGGCCCAGGGCGTGCGGGTGATCATGCGCGACACCGGCGGCGCATTCGGCCAGAAGGTCGTCCCGATGCGCGAGGACATGTGCATCCTGTTGGCCGCACGCAAGGTCCCGGCCGCGCTGAAATGGATCGAGGACCGGCGCGAGAACCTGATGTCGGCCGGGCAGTCCCGCCACGTCGACGGCACCGTGCGGATGGCGTTCGACGACGAGGGCAGGATCCTGGCCGCCGACATCGACTTCCTCCAGGATGTCGGCGCCTATCCGACGCCCTACCCGGTGCTGACCACCGCGGCCATCGGCATGTTCTTCCCGGGCCCCTACCGGGTGCCCAAGGCGAGCTTCAACTACAAGACCGTCTTCTCCAACACCCCCGGGCTGCACGCCTACCGCGGCCCGTGGCAGTACGAAACACTCACGCGGGAGATCCTTCTCGACTGCGCAGCCCGCACGATCGGGATGGACCCCGTCGAGCTGCGCCGCATCAACATCCTGCGCGGCGACGAGATGCCGTACATCAACCCCAACGGCATGCCGTATGACCACTGCGCCCCCGCCGACACCTTCGAGCAGGCCGTCAAGATCCTCGATCACGAGGGCTTCCGCAAAGAACAGGCCGAGGCCCTGGCCGAGGGACGTTACCTCGGACTCGGCTTCTCGGCCTACATCGAGCCGACAGGAGCCGCGACCGGGCACCTGGCGACCGAGGGCGCGACGATGCGCATGGAGCCGACCGGCCGGGTCAACGTCTACGTCAACGGCGGCTCAAGCGGCAACAGCATCGAGACGACGGTGGTACAGCTGACGGCGGATGCGTTGGGCGCCACCATCGATGACGTGTCGACCATCCAGGGTGACACCGCGGTCACCCCCTACGGCGCGGGCACCCAGGGCAGCCGCAGCGGACCGATGACCGCGGGTGCCGTCCACGAGGCCGGCGCGATGCTGCGCGGCCGGATCCTCGCGATCGCCGCCCAGATGCTCGGCGCCGCCGAGACCGACATCGAACTGGCGGACTCGCGGGCCACGCTGCGCACCGATCCCACCAGGAGCGTGACGTTCGCCGAGATCGCCTACCGCGCGTACTACGACCCGGCCCAGCTCGGCGGCGTGCCCGCCACGCTGGAGGCCACCGCCCGGTTCACCTCGCAGGCGATGATCCACTGGGCCAACGCGACTCACGTGTGCACGTGCGAAGTCGACGTCGGCACCGGGCACGTCACGCTGACCCGCTACATCGTCAGCGAGGACGTCGGCCCGATGATCAACCCCAACGTGGTCGAGGGCCAGGTGGCCGGGGGCACCGCGCAGGGCATCGGCGGGGCACTGCTCGAGCAGCTTGCCTACGACGATGCGGGCAATCCGGTCGCCTCGACGTTCGTCGACTATCTGCTGCCGACGGCCACCGAGGTCCCGCCGATCGAGTTCGGGCACGTCGAGATCCCCGGACCCGGTGTCGGCGGCTACAAGGGAGCCGGCGAAGGCGGCGCCATCGGCTCGACCGCCGCCGTCGTCAACGCGATCAACGACGCACTGGCCCCGCTCGGCGTGACGATCACCGCACTACCCGCCACCCCCGCCACCATCGTCGACCTCATCGAACGGGCCGGCAGAGGAAAGGACCACCAACAGTGGAGCTGA
- a CDS encoding XdhC family protein has translation MRDVLDDLLAVWRTGDTAGLSTVVRTMRSAPRPPGAAMVVAPDGSVAGSVSGGCVESAVYEVARDVVASGRPDLQRYGVSDDDAFSVGLTCGGTIDIFTEPVSQQTFPQLQDVADDIAAHRAVAVATVIDHPDPAWVGRRLIVGADAVHGSVGSARADDAIADDARGLLAAGRSTVLTYGPDGQRQDAGMEVFVASHAPRPRMLVFGAIDFAAALAAQAALLGYRVTVCDARPVFATAPRFPAAEDVVVDWPHRYLAGEAERKAIDARTAICVLTHDPKFDVPVLEVALRLPEVGYVGVMGSRRTHADRMRRLRDAGLTDAEMSRLSSPIGLDLGARTPEETAVSIAAEIIARRWGGLGRPLAETDGRIHHPG, from the coding sequence GTGCGTGACGTCCTCGACGACCTGCTGGCGGTCTGGCGAACCGGCGACACCGCGGGGCTGTCCACGGTGGTGCGCACGATGCGCTCGGCGCCCCGACCTCCCGGGGCGGCGATGGTGGTCGCCCCCGACGGGAGCGTGGCCGGCTCGGTGTCCGGTGGCTGCGTCGAGTCCGCGGTGTACGAGGTCGCCCGGGACGTCGTCGCGAGCGGCCGACCCGACCTGCAGCGCTACGGGGTCAGCGACGACGACGCGTTCTCCGTCGGCCTGACATGCGGCGGCACGATCGACATCTTCACCGAACCCGTGTCGCAGCAGACGTTTCCGCAACTCCAGGACGTCGCCGACGACATCGCCGCGCACCGCGCGGTCGCGGTCGCCACGGTCATCGACCACCCCGACCCCGCGTGGGTGGGTCGGCGGCTGATCGTCGGCGCGGACGCGGTCCACGGGTCGGTCGGCTCCGCGCGTGCCGACGACGCGATCGCCGACGACGCCCGGGGACTGCTCGCGGCGGGACGGTCGACCGTGCTGACGTACGGTCCCGACGGCCAGCGCCAGGACGCCGGGATGGAGGTCTTCGTCGCCAGCCACGCCCCCCGTCCGCGGATGCTGGTGTTCGGCGCAATCGACTTCGCGGCCGCGCTGGCCGCCCAGGCCGCGCTGCTGGGGTACCGGGTCACCGTGTGCGACGCCCGCCCGGTGTTCGCGACGGCGCCGCGTTTCCCCGCGGCCGAGGACGTGGTGGTCGACTGGCCGCACCGCTACCTGGCCGGCGAGGCCGAGCGCAAGGCGATCGACGCCCGCACCGCGATCTGCGTGCTCACCCACGATCCGAAGTTCGACGTGCCGGTGCTCGAGGTGGCGCTGCGGTTGCCCGAGGTCGGCTACGTCGGGGTGATGGGCTCGCGGCGCACCCACGCGGACCGGATGCGCCGGCTGCGCGACGCCGGCCTGACCGACGCCGAAATGAGCCGGCTGTCGAGCCCGATCGGGCTGGACCTGGGCGCCCGCACACCGGAGGAGACCGCGGTGTCGATCGCCGCGGAGATCATCGCGCGCCGGTGGGGTGGGCTCGGCCGCCCCCTGGCCGAGACCGACGGGCGCATCCACCACCCGGGATGA
- a CDS encoding DKNYY domain-containing protein — translation MRTVVAAALALFAALAVGCARDDTPSSMIDDAGYHVRGGAVYYLNPFPGKAFRIDSADPGTFEAFDRTYARDGERVYIDGHPLQGAQAGSFELLGRPGLARDDGRVYQRDRIISTDPDGFELLDAGLARDRAHVYWSDGSVLSDDPRHFTIVSDRDDYLYAKDSRAVYVNGTLIEGASPQGFRVLDGAYSTDGVAAFSFDRLIPDADVPTLRTLGGPYAVDAQRVYWMGRAIEGADPGSFAVLNVNFECSADRHRAYYRQAVIVDADPAAFPPGRPVTGCSETSISFGG, via the coding sequence ATGCGCACCGTCGTCGCCGCGGCCCTGGCGCTGTTCGCCGCGCTGGCGGTGGGTTGCGCCCGCGACGACACGCCGAGCTCGATGATCGACGACGCGGGCTACCACGTCCGCGGCGGCGCCGTTTACTACCTGAACCCGTTCCCCGGCAAGGCTTTTCGCATCGACAGTGCCGACCCGGGAACGTTCGAGGCCTTCGACCGGACCTACGCGCGCGACGGCGAGCGCGTCTACATCGACGGGCACCCGCTGCAGGGCGCCCAGGCCGGCTCGTTCGAACTGCTGGGCCGGCCGGGCCTGGCCCGCGACGACGGACGGGTCTATCAGCGCGACCGGATCATCAGCACCGACCCCGACGGCTTCGAGTTGCTCGACGCCGGACTCGCGCGCGACCGCGCCCACGTGTACTGGTCGGACGGATCGGTGCTGTCCGACGATCCGCGCCACTTCACGATCGTCTCCGATCGAGACGACTACCTGTACGCCAAGGACAGCCGCGCCGTATACGTCAACGGCACCCTGATCGAGGGCGCCTCGCCGCAGGGCTTCCGGGTGCTCGACGGCGCGTACTCGACGGACGGTGTCGCCGCCTTCTCCTTCGACCGGCTCATCCCCGACGCCGACGTCCCCACCCTGCGCACCCTGGGCGGACCGTATGCGGTTGACGCGCAACGGGTCTACTGGATGGGCCGGGCCATCGAGGGAGCCGACCCGGGGAGCTTCGCGGTACTCAACGTCAACTTCGAGTGCTCGGCCGATCGCCACCGCGCCTACTACCGGCAGGCCGTGATCGTCGACGCCGACCCCGCCGCGTTCCCGCCGGG